The genomic segment TGGGCAGCAAGTTGGCTGTGTGGCGAAGATGGCCGACGTGCATCTGACTGCTTTGCTGCGTCCATTTGTTGGTGGCAGGGTCGTACAACTCCGAAGTTTTCAGTGCAGCGGCGGTGTCTCCGCCTGCGGCCAGAACTCTGCCGTCAAACAACAACGTCGCGCTGTGAAATCGTCGCGCGGTGTTCAGCGTCCCAGCCGTTGTCCAGCTATTCGTCGCCGGATCGTAAATGTCACAACCTTTGATGACATTCGTTCCGGTCGTATTCCAACCGCCAACCGCCAGCACTTTGCCATCGGCCATCAACGTCGCCGTGTGGTCGGATCGTTTGTTCGGCATGATGTTCGCGGTCAATGACCACGAACTTGTCGAAGGATCGTAGACTTCGGCGGTGTCCAGAGTCCCGCTGCTGCTGGAACCGCCCGTCACCAACACTTTCCCGCTGCGCAACAGTGTCGCGGTGTGGTCTCCGCGCGCAATGTTCATATCGGCAGTCGGCGCCCAGGTATCGGTCGCCGGATCGTAAATTTCGGCGGATTTCAATGCGCCTGTCGAATCGCGGCCGCCTGCAATCAATACTTTGCCGTTCGTCAACAGCGTCGCCGTGTGGTCGTACCGCAGGGTGTTCGGCGAACTCGATTGCGTCAACCATTTGCCTACCGCCGGATCGTGAAGCTCCACGCTGCCGAGCGCCGAAGTCAGCGGCAACGAAGGCGCGCCTCCAACCATGACAACCATCGCGTTGGCCAGAATCGTCGCCGTGTGGAACCCTCGCGCTTCGCCGAATGATCCGACCGAAGTCCATTGCCCGGTAGCAGGCGAATACAACTCGGCTCTGGCCGTCGCCTGACCCTGCGCGCCGGAAAAACCGCCCGCGACAAACAAGGTTCCATTCGGAAGCAGTGATGCCGAATGAAATGCCCGGGCGCCCGCCAGCTTGCCGGATTCCGCCGTCCAGGTGTGGTTGGGCGCATCAAAGCTTTCCGCAGTGTTCAGCGCCGCTCCGCCAGCGCCGATTCCGCCGACCACGATCACCTTTCCATTGGTCAACAACGTCGAACTGTGCCCTGCGCGCGCGGTTTTCAAACTGTTTGTCAATCGCCATTTATCGGTCAGCGGATCGTAAATTTCTACCGTCGTCATCGGTTCGTTTGCTGCCGAATAACCACCTGCGACCATCACTTCGCCGTTGGAAAGCAATGTCACGCTGTGCGCCAGGCGCGGTCGAATCAAATTGGTTGAGGTCGCTTTCCAGGTTCCGGTGGAGGGATTGAATACTTCCGCGGTGTTCAGAATCGCGCCGCCGTCGCTTTCACCGCCGATGGCCAGCGCGAATCCATTTCGCGAAGTGCCGCCGGAACTGGACGCATAGGACAGCAATGTGGCCGCCGCGCGATGACGCGCTTTGGTCAGCGAACCGGTTTGCGTCCATGCGCCGCTGACCGGGTCGTAAAGCTCCGCCGTAGTCAAAAAATTATTGCCGCTTTTACCGCCCGCGACCAACACTTTGCCGCTTTGCAGCAGGACAGCGAAATGCCCTTTGCGAGCAAATTTCATCGCGCCCGTTTCCGTCCAATCGCCGGTTTTCGGATCGTAAAGAAATGCGTTGTTGGTGGCTCCGGCGTCCGTGCCATCGCCGCTGCCACCTGCGATGAGCAGTTTGCCATTTGGCAATAGTGTCGCGGTGTGTTGCACGCGCGGGGCGGGCAGCGGTTTTCCGGTCGCCAGCGGAGCCGCCATCGTCGCAACCGTTTTGATTTCCAATTGGCTGGCACGTTGTGTTCGCGTGGCGATCAGCCCGGTCATTAGGAGAACAAGAAGAGCCAGAAAGATTCTCAAGAGATGTTGCGATGAGGCGATAAGGCGTAACTGCATAATGGATTCCAGATGTTTTGAGTACCGCCTTGAGGCGGAAAGGTTATGGCCTTTGAGCCTTCCGCCTCAAGGCGGTACTCAGAACTAAAACTCAAGCTTCAAACTGAATTGCAAACGAAAGCCTGGCGTGACGGTGCTGACCGCTTTGCCGAATCCTGGACCTTCCAGCCATCGGACGGGGATTCCGAAATTGGCGCGATTGAACAAATTGAACATGTCGGCGCGAATGACCAGCCGTTTGCTGCCGGAAAATTGAATGGCTTTGCTGACAGCCAGGTCGAATGTCACCAGACTGCCCGCGCGGAACGAATTGCGCTCAACGGTTCCATCCGCGCCCGTCGCTGCCAGCAGCCCGGTCAAATCTGTGGTTTGAGTGACGATGGGTTGGCGACCGTCACCTGTCATTGTTAAGCCATTGGTCGTATTCAACCGGTCGGTCAAATTACCGTCCAGGTTCACATCGTAAACCGAATTAACAGTGAACGGTTGACCGGTTTGCAACCGACCAATCAACGCGACCTGCATGCCGCTCAGCATCCATCCCATACCAGATAGTTTGGCTTTCAAACTGTCCGCATCGTAAATCGCCGAAACGGTTCCGCGATGGCGAATGTCGAAATTGGCGGCGGCGCGTTCGCCCGCAAAATTAATACTGTTTTGCGGCAACGAAGAAGACCCGGCCAGTTCAAACGCTTCGGAAACATCATCGCGCGCGTCGGAAAACACATATGAGGCATTAAGCTGCAACGCCTGTGCGAATCGTCCGCGCATTTCCACCTGCAACGAATCAAAGCGCGACGATCCGGTGGTGGTGTAAATGTTTACCGCGCCAATGTCCGGTTGCGGCCTGCCGGGGCAGGGATTTTGCGCACGTTGAATGTTGGTCGATGGAATGCAAACGCGACCGAAAAACACAGGTTCGCCGGGGATGTTGCCTTCGCCGGGCAGGGCCTGGAAGCGCGTCGGCGCGACGTTGTTTGCCGGTCCAAGATTCGGCGTTGTCAGCCGCAACAAGTTGCGGCCATTGGTTCCCACATACGCCAGCGAAACGGTCAGGTCGCGACTGAGTTGTTGTTCAAACGCGAAGGTGTAATGTAATGCATTTGGCAGCGTCAGGTTTTGTGCAGGCAGCGTCAACCCAAATGCCGGTGGAAAGGTTTGATTCAGCAATGAAACCGTTCCGGCGTTCAATGGCAGATTCAATTGGTTGCCGTTTTTGACCAACGGAACGCCCTGCAAACTGGTGGTGGCAGGATTGACGAAACTCAACGGAACTTCTTTGTTTTGCGCAAACAATCCGCCGAAATTGAGCGGAACAAAACTGGGGAAAACGTTGCGCGACTGACTGACGACTGCTCCCAGAATCTGGTCGAAAAACATGCCAAAGCCCGCACGAAACACCGTCGTGCGATCTTTGCCCAGCCAATTTGGCGAATAGGCAAAGCTGACGCGCGGCGCGAAATTGTTGCGATCCGGCTCGAAAATTCTTCGCCGATTGCCGATGAAGGTTTGCAAACCGGGAACCAATCCCAGCGAGGAACTGCTGAAAGTTTGTTCGATGCGATTGTTCAATTCGCGCGGCGTTGTGTTGGTTTCGTACCGCAGTCCGTAGGCCAGGCTGAAGTTCGGACGAATTCGCCAATCATCCTGCGCGAAGAAATTCAACTGGTAAAACCGCAGGCTCAAATCGCCAACGACATCGGTCGGCGTACCACCAGCATTCGACAGGGTCAAAAAGAAATTGCTGGGCACTCCAGTCGCGGCCAAATCTTCCGGCTTGAAAGGGCGATTGACGATCAGCGACGGCGATCCGTTGAACGTCACCAATGGTCGCGTCAGGCGTAACAGGTTGCTGTTTAGCTCCGAGCGCCGATTGTCCGTGCCGAACGCCAAACTGTGATCACCAACGCGCGCGGTCAAAATATCCGCAAGCTGATAGGTGTTGTTCACGCGACGTTGCGGGAAGTTGTACACGTCAACGCCCAATGGGCTGAATCCCGCAATTTGCACCTGACCGAGCGGCCCCAAATCGTCTTCGGTGTGAATGGTCTGGCGG from the Acidobacteriota bacterium genome contains:
- a CDS encoding carboxypeptidase regulatory-like domain-containing protein is translated as MPVFRRMFAYSLALLFVVCINSVSASAQDTVTGAFEGTVTNSLTGQPIEGATAEITNVETGIVVTKVTDARGRFYQGLLSPGLYKIRVTMSGFAPNETFQRLKIARTGEVVPVPVSLDPVTATTPPATPPTTTPPTTPPTTPPATPPTGTPPATPAPTAAAAAAAASGNEVRSSINTLDARRSGSYSENEVTALPLGGSTFTRSFDELALLLPGVAPPPQTLGSVAGPGQGPGVGTSGQFAVNGLRSRANNFTVDGSDNNDEDIGVRRQGFLALIPQPIESIREYQAITLLAPAQFGRNFGANVNAVSKSGGNQFHGSTYGFFNSSQLNARNFFDSANGNGLTPVTTASGNAVLMGGQSLTVRNQSGGENSFTLGQFGATFGGPVRHERTFFFLSAEGQIMNATQEENFIVPTIEQRGVYGSGATGLNSDPFNQSVAVRTRPTNASGDAFFSLFPFANNPTGIYGANTYTQVLPSSARGIVASAKIDHNFKLGGRTQSLTGRYNATDDWRQIGKVGEAIFSSLKPEIRTQNLSLFFNSQLNGSGSLFNQVRLSYGRTRLRFQEIRPCTVTDTAFSNDCLLGSDQFPNQPFLLNRMEITNLTQPGRQTTYEPLIFGRQTIHTEDDLGPLGQVQIAGFSPLGVDVYNFPQRRVNNTYQLADILTARVGDHSLAFGTDNRRSELNSNLLRLTRPLVTFNGSPSLIVNRPFKPEDLAATGVPSNFFLTLSNAGGTPTDVVGDLSLRFYQLNFFAQDDWRIRPNFSLAYGLRYETNTTPRELNNRIEQTFSSSSLGLVPGLQTFIGNRRRIFEPDRNNFAPRVSFAYSPNWLGKDRTTVFRAGFGMFFDQILGAVVSQSRNVFPSFVPLNFGGLFAQNKEVPLSFVNPATTSLQGVPLVKNGNQLNLPLNAGTVSLLNQTFPPAFGLTLPAQNLTLPNALHYTFAFEQQLSRDLTVSLAYVGTNGRNLLRLTTPNLGPANNVAPTRFQALPGEGNIPGEPVFFGRVCIPSTNIQRAQNPCPGRPQPDIGAVNIYTTTGSSRFDSLQVEMRGRFAQALQLNASYVFSDARDDVSEAFELAGSSSLPQNSINFAGERAAANFDIRHRGTVSAIYDADSLKAKLSGMGWMLSGMQVALIGRLQTGQPFTVNSVYDVNLDGNLTDRLNTTNGLTMTGDGRQPIVTQTTDLTGLLAATGADGTVERNSFRAGSLVTFDLAVSKAIQFSGSKRLVIRADMFNLFNRANFGIPVRWLEGPGFGKAVSTVTPGFRLQFSLKLEF